Proteins encoded by one window of Monoglobus pectinilyticus:
- the ppk1 gene encoding polyphosphate kinase 1, whose product MSQNSSKPEYKFMQNREISWLRFNERVLHEAVSAEVPLYEKLKFVSIFVSNLDEFFMVRVGSLFDLSIADKKATDNKTGMTPTEQLTKIYSAVRPLYLEKDAIYSSVSQNLKNYGIVHLTPEALTADELKFVKEYFTNYVQPILSPQLVDEHHPFPFIASKQICVVGKVQRKKSVSLGIVTIPPALPPILYMPGKKIRYIHIEDIIFMYFENIFERYTVSDKNIFCATRNADINPNDEAYEINEDFRSKMKKLLKKRKRLAVVRLESLNEFDEYTKNLLCTKLSVTDNQIFATKSPLSLGYVFGLQSKFNQDQNDSLCYPDFEPQITHTNIMSGKRNDDIILSYPYESMDPFVDLIKRSAADPQVVSIKITIYRLAKNAKLIEHLCTAAENGKEVLVIIELRARFDEQNNIDWSERLEQAGCNIIYGLDDYKIHSKVCLITKNVNGEMKYITQIGTGNYNEKTAKLYTDFSFITENHEIGEDAVNFFNNISISNLDGEYKHLWVAPNAMKDRIISYIDNEMKKGKNGQIFIKVNSVTDKEIICKLQEASKAGVDITMLVRGICCILPGIPGLTENIKVYSIVGRFLEHSRIYSFGKGEEQKLFIASADIMTRNMDNRVEVGCPIYSQDIKDAINHYIRICLSDTVKARVLQSDGTYDLKPNVQSKINCQEVLLREAISEKINRQSIVSLQPYNSAHDSHNGFFKRLYASVITKLYNNLKKDSD is encoded by the coding sequence ATGAGTCAAAACTCTTCTAAACCGGAATATAAATTTATGCAAAACCGAGAAATATCTTGGCTTAGGTTTAATGAGCGAGTCCTGCATGAAGCTGTCAGCGCTGAGGTTCCGCTGTATGAGAAGTTAAAATTTGTTTCTATCTTTGTCAGTAATCTCGACGAGTTTTTTATGGTAAGGGTGGGAAGTCTGTTCGACCTTTCTATTGCCGACAAAAAGGCAACCGACAACAAAACCGGTATGACGCCGACTGAACAGCTGACAAAAATATACTCCGCCGTTCGGCCGTTATATTTAGAAAAGGACGCTATTTATTCCTCTGTTTCTCAAAATCTTAAAAACTATGGTATTGTTCATCTCACCCCTGAAGCGCTGACGGCTGACGAACTGAAATTTGTAAAAGAATACTTTACAAATTATGTTCAGCCAATACTTTCCCCCCAGTTGGTTGATGAACACCACCCGTTTCCTTTTATTGCCTCAAAACAAATATGCGTAGTCGGAAAAGTTCAGAGAAAAAAATCAGTTTCGCTGGGAATTGTGACAATTCCGCCTGCGCTTCCGCCCATACTCTATATGCCGGGCAAAAAAATCAGGTACATACATATAGAAGACATTATATTTATGTACTTTGAAAATATTTTTGAGCGGTATACCGTGAGTGATAAAAATATATTCTGCGCCACCAGAAACGCGGATATAAATCCAAACGATGAGGCTTATGAAATAAATGAGGATTTTAGAAGCAAGATGAAAAAGCTTCTGAAAAAAAGAAAACGTCTGGCAGTAGTTCGGCTGGAATCGCTGAATGAGTTTGATGAATACACAAAAAATCTTCTGTGTACAAAACTCAGCGTTACTGACAACCAAATATTCGCCACAAAATCCCCGTTGTCTCTCGGCTATGTTTTTGGGCTTCAGAGCAAGTTTAATCAGGATCAGAACGACAGCTTATGCTATCCTGATTTTGAACCGCAGATAACCCATACGAATATTATGAGCGGAAAACGCAACGACGACATTATTCTGTCATACCCATACGAGAGCATGGACCCGTTTGTTGATTTGATTAAAAGGTCGGCGGCTGACCCTCAGGTTGTGTCTATAAAAATAACCATATACCGTTTGGCTAAAAACGCCAAACTTATAGAACATTTATGTACCGCCGCGGAAAACGGCAAAGAAGTCTTAGTCATTATTGAGCTTCGCGCCAGATTTGACGAGCAAAACAATATTGATTGGTCAGAACGGCTGGAACAGGCCGGTTGTAATATCATCTATGGATTAGACGACTATAAAATTCATTCAAAAGTTTGCCTTATAACCAAAAATGTAAACGGAGAAATGAAATATATCACACAGATAGGAACCGGAAACTACAACGAAAAAACAGCCAAACTGTATACCGATTTTTCATTTATAACCGAAAACCATGAAATTGGCGAAGACGCTGTAAACTTTTTTAATAATATATCCATTTCTAATCTTGACGGCGAATATAAGCATTTGTGGGTTGCTCCCAACGCAATGAAAGACCGTATAATTAGCTATATAGACAATGAGATGAAAAAGGGAAAAAACGGTCAGATATTTATAAAGGTCAACTCTGTGACAGATAAGGAAATAATCTGCAAACTTCAGGAGGCGAGTAAGGCCGGGGTAGATATCACTATGCTGGTGCGCGGAATCTGCTGTATACTGCCTGGGATTCCGGGGCTTACCGAAAACATTAAAGTTTATAGTATTGTCGGGAGATTCCTTGAACACTCACGCATATACAGCTTTGGAAAAGGTGAGGAACAGAAATTGTTTATTGCGTCAGCGGATATAATGACAAGAAATATGGATAACCGAGTTGAGGTTGGCTGCCCCATATATTCACAAGATATAAAAGACGCAATAAACCACTATATCCGCATATGTCTCAGCGACACGGTCAAAGCCCGTGTTCTGCAAAGCGACGGGACTTATGATTTGAAACCTAATGTTCAGAGCAAAATTAACTGTCAGGAGGTTTTACTCCGGGAAGCTATCTCTGAAAAAATTAATCGGCAGAGCATTGTATCTCTTCAGCCGTATAACTCAGCGCATGACAGTCACAATGGCTTTTTTAAACGGCTATACGCCTCTGTTATCACAAAACTGTATAATAATTTAAAAAAAGACTCAGATTAA
- a CDS encoding DNA alkylation repair protein codes for MPELIKDKYYNYNSLSELAFRLKDVYPSFQADKFVSDVMDDDWDALELKARVRRISINLGKYLPSEYEQAIGVIDNVVASYPDGYNDYSLVYFPDFVEVYGQDERHWDLSISALERYTICSTSEFAVRPFIINNEERMMRQMALWAKHNNEHVRRLASEGCRPQLPWGQALTSFKNDPSPVIGILEQLKADPSLYVRKSVANNLNDISKTHPDLVVKITRDWYGKNEYTDWIVKHGCRTLLKKGNKDVLSVFGFADTDCIIVDGFELGAQSVSIGENMTFYFRIKAKSAVRVRLEYCIHYIKANGRRNRKIFQISETSLEKNQEKKYKKTHSFADLSTRRHNPGIHSITLIVNGAEAGTLDFDLLPAK; via the coding sequence ATGCCGGAATTAATAAAAGATAAGTATTATAATTACAATTCGTTAAGCGAATTAGCTTTTCGTTTAAAAGACGTATATCCCTCGTTTCAGGCTGATAAATTTGTCAGCGATGTCATGGACGACGATTGGGACGCGTTAGAGCTTAAGGCCCGTGTGCGCCGAATTTCTATCAATTTGGGGAAATATCTGCCGTCGGAATACGAACAAGCAATCGGCGTTATTGATAATGTTGTTGCAAGTTATCCTGACGGGTATAACGACTATTCTTTAGTATACTTCCCGGACTTTGTTGAAGTCTATGGGCAGGATGAGCGCCATTGGGATTTGTCAATATCCGCGTTAGAGAGATATACCATATGCTCAACTTCCGAATTCGCAGTTAGGCCGTTTATTATAAATAACGAAGAACGTATGATGCGGCAAATGGCTCTTTGGGCAAAACATAACAATGAGCACGTACGAAGGCTTGCCAGCGAAGGGTGCCGGCCTCAGCTTCCATGGGGACAAGCACTGACCAGTTTTAAAAATGACCCGTCTCCGGTTATTGGTATTTTGGAACAGCTGAAAGCCGACCCGTCGCTGTACGTCCGCAAAAGTGTGGCCAACAACCTGAATGATATATCCAAAACACATCCTGATTTGGTTGTAAAAATCACACGGGATTGGTATGGCAAGAATGAATATACTGATTGGATTGTTAAGCATGGTTGCAGAACTCTGCTTAAAAAGGGGAACAAGGATGTGCTGAGCGTTTTCGGGTTTGCGGATACCGATTGTATAATTGTCGACGGTTTTGAACTGGGTGCTCAATCTGTTTCGATTGGGGAAAATATGACCTTTTATTTTAGAATCAAAGCGAAAAGCGCGGTTAGGGTGAGGCTGGAGTATTGTATTCACTATATAAAGGCAAACGGCAGGAGAAACCGCAAGATATTCCAAATATCCGAGACGTCATTAGAGAAGAATCAAGAAAAGAAATATAAAAAGACCCATTCATTTGCAGATTTAAGCACAAGAAGACATAATCCGGGAATTCATTCAATTACGCTTATTGTTAATGGCGCTGAAGCCGGAACACTGGATTTTGACCTGTTGCCTGCTAAATAG
- the mnmG gene encoding tRNA uridine-5-carboxymethylaminomethyl(34) synthesis enzyme MnmG, producing MFTSKDIYDVIVVGGGHAGIEAGFASARLGMKTCIFSISLDAVANLPCNPSIGGTAKGHLVREIDALGGEMGKVADKTFIQSRMLNKGKGPAVHSLRAQVDRRNYQMEMKHRIELEPNLDLRQGEIVEVKTDDNNNVKSVVTRTGAEFLCKAAIVSTGTYLKSRIVIGEFSQESGPDGVFPATELSKNLQNIGVELRRFKTGTPPRINRRSIDFDELEEQIGDDVIIPFSFETNGEGLVNKVSCYITYTNKETHRIINDNLHRSPLYGGGGIVGIGPRYCPSIEDKVVRFSDKNRHQLFVEPMGLDTEEMYLQGFSSSMPEDVQIDMLHSLPGFHNAQVMRNAYAIEYDCADPLQLYPTLEFKKIGGLYGAGQFNGTSGYEEAAAQGLIAGINAALKIKGNEPFVLDRSEAYIGTLIDDLVTKGTNEPYRMMTSRSEYRLLLRQDNADLRLTPYGYELGLISSERYSKFLTKRRMIEEETARLQNLIFPPSKEVLNYLESVGSTPISTGARAAELLKRPNITYEGMKEIDRGRPDIPDDVAEQVEISIKYEGYINRQIKQAEQFRKLESKKLPEDIDYSKIDGLRIEARQKLEKIKPSSLGQASRISGVNPADIAVLMVYLKK from the coding sequence TTGTTTACATCAAAGGATATATATGACGTTATCGTTGTGGGCGGAGGCCACGCTGGGATTGAGGCCGGGTTTGCCTCGGCGCGTCTCGGAATGAAAACATGTATTTTCTCCATAAGTCTAGACGCTGTTGCGAATCTGCCGTGTAACCCAAGTATTGGGGGGACGGCAAAGGGGCACCTTGTCAGGGAGATAGACGCCCTGGGCGGTGAGATGGGGAAAGTCGCTGACAAAACCTTTATCCAGTCCAGAATGCTGAATAAGGGTAAAGGTCCGGCGGTGCATTCTCTGAGGGCTCAGGTGGACAGACGGAATTATCAGATGGAGATGAAGCACCGCATTGAGCTTGAGCCAAATCTAGATTTGAGACAAGGTGAAATAGTTGAGGTAAAGACAGACGATAATAATAACGTGAAATCTGTTGTCACAAGAACCGGCGCAGAGTTTTTGTGCAAGGCCGCGATTGTATCAACCGGAACCTATTTAAAATCAAGAATAGTAATAGGCGAGTTTTCTCAGGAGAGCGGACCGGACGGAGTGTTTCCGGCAACCGAGCTTTCAAAAAATCTGCAGAATATCGGAGTTGAGCTAAGACGTTTTAAGACCGGTACGCCGCCTAGAATAAATAGGCGGAGCATAGATTTTGATGAGCTTGAAGAACAGATTGGCGATGATGTGATAATTCCCTTTTCATTTGAGACGAATGGAGAGGGATTGGTCAATAAAGTTTCTTGTTATATTACCTATACCAATAAAGAGACGCACAGGATAATAAATGATAATCTTCACAGATCACCGTTATACGGTGGCGGTGGAATCGTTGGAATAGGACCGAGGTACTGCCCGTCGATTGAGGATAAGGTGGTGAGGTTCAGTGACAAAAACAGACACCAATTATTTGTTGAGCCTATGGGGCTGGATACAGAGGAAATGTATTTGCAGGGATTTTCCAGCAGTATGCCGGAGGATGTGCAGATAGATATGCTTCATTCCCTGCCGGGCTTTCATAACGCTCAGGTCATGAGAAACGCATATGCTATAGAGTATGATTGTGCCGACCCGCTTCAGCTTTACCCAACGCTGGAGTTTAAAAAAATAGGCGGGCTTTATGGTGCAGGACAGTTTAACGGCACATCAGGGTATGAGGAAGCTGCTGCCCAGGGCTTGATTGCAGGAATAAATGCGGCTCTAAAAATTAAGGGAAACGAGCCTTTTGTTCTGGACCGCTCAGAGGCTTATATTGGAACGCTCATTGACGATTTGGTTACAAAGGGAACCAACGAGCCGTATAGAATGATGACCTCAAGGAGCGAATACCGTCTGCTTCTAAGACAGGATAATGCTGATTTGCGTTTAACTCCTTACGGTTATGAGCTGGGCTTGATTTCATCGGAGAGATACTCAAAGTTTTTGACCAAAAGGCGTATGATAGAAGAGGAGACGGCAAGGCTTCAAAATTTGATATTCCCGCCGTCAAAAGAGGTCTTAAATTATTTGGAATCTGTCGGAAGCACTCCGATTTCAACAGGGGCCCGTGCGGCGGAACTGCTTAAACGTCCTAATATAACGTATGAGGGCATGAAGGAGATAGACAGGGGCAGACCTGATATACCGGACGACGTTGCCGAACAGGTTGAAATAAGTATAAAATATGAGGGATATATAAACAGGCAGATTAAACAGGCAGAACAGTTTAGAAAACTTGAGTCTAAAAAGCTGCCGGAGGATATTGATTACAGCAAAATAGACGGTCTGAGAATAGAAGCCAGACAAAAGCTCGAGAAGATAAAACCGTCATCCTTAGGACAGGCTTCCAGAATATCGGGAGTAAATCCGGCAGATATTGCCGTTTTAATGGTTTATTTGAAAAAATAG
- a CDS encoding formate--tetrahydrofolate ligase yields the protein MKTDIEIAQESVMQPIAEIAEKLGMSADDIELYGKYKAKLSEDYIESLEDKPEGKLVLVTAINPTPAGEGKTTVTVGLGEAMPKIGENAVIALREPSMGPVMGIKGGAAGGGYAQVVPMEDINLHFTGDMHAITAANNLLSAAIDNHIHQGNKLMIDLRQITWKRCLDMNDRALREVIIGLGGKINGFPRQDGFNITVASEIMAILCLAKNIDDLRERIGRIVIGYNLSGEPVTAKQLEVEGAMTLLLHDAIKPNLVQTLENTPCLMHGGPFANIAHGCNSIRATRAGLKLADYCITEAGFGSDLGAEKFFDIKCRFAGLNPDCVVLVATVKALKYNSGQIKGEALKYENLEALSLGINNLGKHIENMRKYGVPVVVAINRFDTDTDAELDFIENYCAEKNVKCSMCEVFAKGGDGGVDLAKKVVETIKSEPSEFKPIYNVNLPIKEKIETIAREIYGADGVTYTATANRQILNLTNLGFDKMPVCMAKTQYSLSDDPSLLGRPSGFDITIREVNVSSGAGFIVALTGAVMTMPGLPKVPAANNMDIDRNGTIVGLF from the coding sequence ATGAAAACCGATATTGAAATCGCTCAGGAGTCCGTTATGCAGCCTATTGCTGAGATTGCTGAAAAACTTGGCATGTCTGCAGATGATATTGAGCTTTATGGAAAGTATAAAGCGAAACTCAGCGAGGATTATATTGAAAGTTTAGAGGACAAGCCTGAAGGAAAACTTGTTTTGGTGACAGCTATAAACCCTACGCCGGCAGGCGAAGGTAAAACGACTGTTACGGTGGGGCTGGGAGAAGCAATGCCCAAGATTGGTGAAAACGCTGTCATTGCTCTCCGTGAACCGTCGATGGGTCCGGTTATGGGGATTAAGGGCGGCGCAGCCGGGGGCGGCTATGCCCAGGTTGTTCCTATGGAAGATATAAACCTGCATTTTACCGGGGATATGCATGCAATAACAGCCGCAAATAATTTGCTGTCGGCCGCAATAGATAATCATATCCACCAGGGAAATAAGCTGATGATAGACCTGAGACAGATAACCTGGAAACGCTGTCTTGATATGAATGACAGGGCTTTGAGGGAAGTTATTATAGGGCTTGGCGGAAAAATCAACGGATTTCCGCGTCAGGATGGTTTTAATATTACTGTTGCAAGTGAAATAATGGCGATATTATGCCTTGCTAAAAATATTGATGATTTAAGAGAAAGAATTGGAAGAATTGTTATAGGCTATAATTTGTCAGGCGAGCCGGTAACTGCAAAACAATTGGAGGTAGAAGGCGCGATGACTCTTCTGCTCCATGACGCTATAAAGCCGAACCTGGTGCAAACCCTTGAAAATACCCCATGTCTAATGCATGGAGGTCCGTTTGCCAATATAGCGCACGGATGCAATTCTATCAGAGCAACCAGAGCGGGACTTAAACTGGCGGATTACTGTATAACTGAAGCCGGATTCGGAAGCGATTTGGGCGCTGAGAAGTTTTTTGACATTAAATGTCGTTTTGCCGGATTGAATCCTGACTGTGTGGTGCTTGTGGCAACTGTTAAGGCACTTAAATACAACAGCGGTCAGATAAAGGGAGAAGCGCTGAAGTATGAGAATTTGGAAGCCTTGAGCTTAGGTATAAACAACCTTGGCAAGCACATAGAAAATATGCGGAAGTATGGGGTTCCTGTAGTGGTTGCTATTAACAGATTTGATACTGATACTGACGCGGAGCTTGATTTTATAGAAAATTACTGCGCTGAGAAAAATGTGAAGTGTTCAATGTGTGAAGTGTTTGCAAAAGGCGGAGACGGAGGAGTGGATCTCGCAAAGAAAGTCGTTGAGACTATAAAGTCTGAGCCTTCTGAGTTTAAGCCGATTTATAACGTTAATCTGCCGATAAAGGAAAAGATTGAGACAATAGCACGGGAGATATACGGAGCGGATGGAGTAACTTATACCGCCACCGCTAACAGGCAGATATTGAATCTGACAAATTTGGGGTTTGATAAAATGCCGGTGTGTATGGCGAAGACTCAGTATTCGCTGTCTGATGACCCGTCACTTTTGGGGCGTCCTTCCGGGTTTGATATAACAATCAGAGAAGTAAACGTATCGAGCGGAGCCGGATTTATAGTTGCGCTGACCGGAGCGGTAATGACCATGCCGGGGCTGCCGAAAGTTCCGGCTGCAAATAATATGGATATTGACAGAAACGGAACAATTGTAGGATTGTTTTAA
- the mgtE gene encoding magnesium transporter, whose product MAEQINLDEMRNNVNELLDSREFGRIRVLFTAMEPADIAELLGEIDEQRLPILFRILPKELAAETFVEMDSDEQELLINAFSERELHDVVEELFVDDAVDIIEEMPANVVKRILRHTDSEMRNSINEILRYPKDSAGSIMTTEYVSLKKDMTVSEAFDRIRRTGVDKETIYTCYVTDTDRKLIGLVTVKELLLSPYNTVINTIMEKNIISVETLDDKEEVANMFDKYDFMSLPVVDKENRLVGIVTFDDAIDVIQEENTEDIQKMGALQPIEETYLKTPVWRHAKNRIVWLLLLMLSATITGSIIENYEAAFTALPILVAFIPMLMDTGGNCGAQSSTMIIRGLALDEITPKDIMKIMFKEIRIAVVVGLILAAVNTLRIYIMYSGQDPLFLSAVTGLSLIATVVIAKMLGGVLPILAKLCKLDPALMASPLITTIVDTCSVIIFFNIALWIMSWGI is encoded by the coding sequence ATGGCAGAACAGATTAATTTGGACGAAATGAGAAACAATGTGAACGAGCTTTTAGACAGCAGGGAATTTGGACGAATACGAGTCTTGTTTACTGCTATGGAGCCTGCCGATATTGCCGAACTGCTCGGCGAGATTGATGAACAGCGCCTCCCTATATTATTTAGAATACTCCCAAAGGAGCTGGCAGCTGAAACCTTTGTTGAAATGGACAGCGACGAGCAGGAGCTTCTGATAAACGCATTCAGTGAGCGGGAACTTCACGACGTCGTTGAAGAACTTTTTGTCGACGACGCTGTTGACATCATTGAAGAAATGCCGGCAAACGTGGTAAAGCGTATACTCAGACATACGGACTCTGAAATGCGTAACAGCATTAATGAGATACTCCGGTATCCAAAAGACAGCGCCGGCAGTATAATGACCACAGAATATGTCAGCCTGAAAAAAGACATGACCGTTTCTGAAGCATTTGACAGAATACGCCGCACAGGAGTAGACAAAGAGACGATTTACACATGCTACGTTACTGACACCGACCGCAAACTTATTGGTTTGGTCACGGTTAAAGAGCTTTTGCTGTCACCATATAATACGGTTATCAACACTATCATGGAAAAAAATATAATCAGTGTTGAAACTCTTGACGATAAAGAAGAAGTTGCCAACATGTTCGACAAGTACGATTTTATGTCTCTGCCGGTTGTTGATAAAGAAAACCGGCTGGTTGGTATTGTAACATTCGATGACGCTATCGACGTTATCCAGGAAGAGAACACTGAGGATATTCAAAAGATGGGTGCCTTGCAGCCGATTGAGGAAACATATCTTAAGACGCCTGTTTGGAGACACGCCAAAAACAGAATAGTTTGGCTGCTTCTCCTAATGCTCTCGGCCACAATAACCGGAAGCATAATTGAAAATTATGAGGCGGCTTTTACAGCGCTTCCGATACTTGTCGCATTCATACCAATGCTTATGGACACCGGAGGAAACTGCGGAGCGCAAAGCTCCACAATGATAATACGCGGTTTGGCGCTTGACGAAATAACCCCAAAAGATATTATGAAAATAATGTTTAAAGAAATAAGAATAGCAGTAGTTGTCGGGCTTATTCTTGCAGCAGTCAACACTCTTAGAATATATATTATGTACAGTGGTCAGGACCCGCTGTTCCTTTCGGCAGTCACAGGATTAAGTCTGATAGCAACGGTAGTAATAGCTAAGATGCTTGGAGGAGTGCTCCCCATACTCGCCAAGCTGTGCAAGCTTGACCCTGCTCTTATGGCGTCGCCTCTTATTACTACAATTGTAGACACATGCTCTGTTATTATCTTCTTTAATATAGCGCTCTGGATTATGAGCTGGGGAATTTAA